In Lactiplantibacillus pentosus, the sequence ACTTAAGTTTGAAATTAGTGCTGCTATGGATTCAGCATCTGGGGGGCATATTATGGCTTGGGGGACGGGTGCTAATTCGGGTTTACTAGTAACCCAAACTGCTTGCCGGGCACAACCTAACATGGTTCGATCATTTTCATCATTGCCAAAAGCAATATAGTGTTCAAAACCAATATTAGCCAAAGCGTGGGCCTTATTAATTCCTTGGGCAGTGATGTCCAAGCTTCCTTCACCACTATGTTCAATGACGACTAGATCTAGTGTTATTAATAATCGCTTGATTCTTGCGCGCAGTACTGGAGCTAGATTTAATAAAATAACTTTAACCGGATCATTTAAAGAAGCTAATGGTTGGCGTTGGGCTAACCGTTGAGGATCAAGTTGACGTAAAATTGGATTGTCAGTAGAAACTTGACTGGCATAATTCCACGTGCCATCCATAACATAATCTAAGTGGTGAATTTCTATGAGCTGCTTCAATTGTTGAACAGCAGCGGATGGTAATGGTTGGAGAACGGATAACTTTTCTGAAACCCGGGTCATAACACCATTACCACCAATTAAGGGCTGATGCTCAAATTCTGGGATAATGGGAAGTAAGTCGCGAATTGGTCGAGCAGACGCAAAGGCAACTTTATGGTGCGCTTGAATTAAGTAGGTTAGTGCCTGTGTAATGGGTAAGGCGATAGTCCGACCATCAAAACTTAACGTACCATCGATATCAAAAGCAAAATTCATGATTAACTCCTTAAATTAAGTGAATGTTCAACAATCTCATCTTTTGCGGGAATGGACAAAGATAATTATACGAATAATGTTGTTAAAAGGCTAGCTCTAA encodes:
- a CDS encoding HAD-IIB family hydrolase; the protein is MNFAFDIDGTLSFDGRTIALPITQALTYLIQAHHKVAFASARPIRDLLPIIPEFEHQPLIGGNGVMTRVSEKLSVLQPLPSAAVQQLKQLIEIHHLDYVMDGTWNYASQVSTDNPILRQLDPQRLAQRQPLASLNDPVKVILLNLAPVLRARIKRLLITLDLVVIEHSGEGSLDITAQGINKAHALANIGFEHYIAFGNDENDRTMLGCARQAVWVTSKPELAPVPQAIICPPDAESIAALISNLSDRNDCRVE